The Mytilus trossulus isolate FHL-02 chromosome 3, PNRI_Mtr1.1.1.hap1, whole genome shotgun sequence genome contains a region encoding:
- the LOC134709563 gene encoding uncharacterized protein LOC134709563, with amino-acid sequence MIRLLLFFWVSKLSWLLVSASYQDCIDAIDTGCRHGVTDLNKYCLTDGRIINGSCNFHKEFCLQTYFHNETIELLSHGTHCQYHDHNQQYNPNITTGSVNLFSNMIHGIDDRLKAVEIAGHTSKEAIKIFSKQDHTHKIYTRNTNCWAYGLDLSCISPWNSYGNNRKAGTLLSPRHAVWARHYSIKVNSTLRFVDQNNNVFDRKIIKTKAIPVRTNSTNHRVYLSGFDMVIGLLDSDVPSTISFAKVLPKYFKEFRPTRMYVRLPTLCTDFEEKALVDDFSSQTNNMARLTVPFRNTTRYQYYEPKISGDSGNPCFFVVENELVFLFVFTFGGAGSGTSIQYHHDDVNQIMHSLGGGYQLTEVDLSKYLGNHDISSLFG; translated from the exons ATGATACGATTGCTGTTATTCTTTTGGGTATCAAAAT tatcaTGGCTGCTAGTTAGTGCTTCCTACCAAGACTGCATTGATGCCATAGATACAGGATGTAGACATGGAGTTACCGAcctaaataaatattgtttgacTGACGGCAGGATTATAAATGGGAG TTGCAATTTCCACAAGGAATTTTGTCTTCAGACATATTTCCATAATGAGACAATTGAGCTTCTAAGTCACGGCACTCATTGTCAGTACCATGATCACAATCAACAGTATAACCCTAACATTACAACTGGATCAGTCAATTTATTCTCTAATATGATTCATGGTATAGATGATCGTCTAAAAGCAGTAGAGATTGCAGGACATACTTCAAAAGAAGCTATCAAAATATTCTCAAAGCAGGATCATACTCATAAAATATACACCAGAAATACAAATTGCTGGGCATACGGACTagatttatcatgtatatctccATGGAATAGCTACGGCAACAATAGGAAAGCCGGCACACTTCTGTCACCTCGTCATGCTGTGTGGGCTAGGCATTACAGTATCAAAGTAAATTCAACTCTCCGATTCGTTGATCAAAACAATAATGTCTTCGAtcgaaaaataatcaaaacaaaagcTATACCCGTCAGAACAAATTCCACGAACCACCGGGTATATCTTTCTGGCTTCGATATGGTTATTGGTCTTTTGGATAGCGACGTTCCTTCAACTATAAGTTTTGCAAAAGTACTTccgaaatattttaaagaattccGTCCAACGCGTATGTATGTAAGGCTACCAACTCTGTGTACGGATTTTGAAGAAAAGGCATTGGTTGACGACTTTTCAAGTCAGACAAACAACATGGCTCGCTTAACAGTTCCGTTCCGGAATACAACACGTTACCAGTATTATGAGCCTAAGATAAGTGGAGATAGCGGCAATCCATGTTTCTTTGTCGTCGAAAATGAACTTGTATTTCTTTTCGTTTTTACCTTCGGTGGAGCGGGCTCTGGCACTTCCATTCAGTATCACCATGATGATGTTAATCAAATTATGCATAGTCTTGGTGGAGGATATCAGCTTACAGAGGTTGATCTGTCTAAATACCTTGGGAATCATGACATAAGTAGCCTATTTGGGTAA
- the LOC134709564 gene encoding uncharacterized protein LOC134709564 isoform X1 — translation MVGKMKKVIMSDSDELDGFGEQNPNGDPNPSAEEHCLQNLDIKEDIKSQFLIEPSNTVEDPLDICLHTTAKGHFIEKSDSERSPLDIKLRNMDRLLAINRQLVIYWNHWLVLETLKYLLRTSNTEDDLSLIVDRQDSDGNNAIYEICITVLKTRDEKYNDSDIEIDLGGAFLEIKSFIKRITYIPRVKCVKFKNLYQCRIRHGFRTNYYLKVDPEQHLSMELLTSEKQDYWSFDCYIFKCLKMCASPDEIPTTMFICVLRSCHQFDNQKPYIMAKNCANVGVMIFPTLELDVQKTARADPRFFRVTKTSNGKHLFESLIYKDYYLSWPSPLSKKLKLKKHTTVEMSMAPDDFGECHFDIINFEMIR, via the exons ATGGTAGGGAAAATGA aaaaagtaaTCATGAGCGACAGTGACGAGTTAGACGGTTTTGGTGAACAGAATCCAAATGGTGATCCGAATCCATCCGCG GAGGAACATTGTTTACAAAATCTGGACATTAAAGAGGAcattaaatcacaatttttgATTGAACCATCAAATACAGTCGAAGATCCACTGGACATTTGTCTCCATACAACTGCAAAAGGTCACTTTATTGAAAAATCGGACAGTGAAAGAAGTCCTCTTGACATCAAACTAAG aaatatGGATCGACTACTGGCAATCAACAGACAGTTAGTTATATACTGGAACCATTGGCTAGTGttagaaactttaaaataccTACTGCGTACGTCAAATACTGAAGATGATCTTTCTCTT atCGTAGACCGACAAGATAGTGATGGTAACAATGCTATATATGAAATCTGCATAACAGTCTTGAAAACTAGAG ATGAAAAATACAATGATTCTGATATCGAAATCGATCTTG GTGGTGCTTTCCTTGAAATAAAAAGctttataaaaagaataaccTACATACCTCGGGTAAAATGTGTGAAGTTCAAAAACCTGTATCAGTGTAGAATCAGACATGGATTTAGGACAAATTATTACCTTAAAGTTGACCCAGAACAACATCTATCTATGGAACTGTTAACCAGTGAAAAACAAGATTACT GGAGCTTCGActgttatattttcaaatgtctCAAAATGTGTGCATCACCTGATGAAATACCAACGACAATGTTCATTTGTGTGCTGCGATCCTGTCATCAATTCGATAATCAAAAACCATACATTATGGCAAAGAACTGTGCAAATGTTGGAGTCATG ATTTTCCCCACTTTAGAACTGGACGTTCAAAAGACTGCCAGAGCAGACCCCCGTTTTTTCAGAGTTACAAAAACTTCAAATGGAAAACATCTTTTTGAGTCTCTCATTTATAAAG ACTATTATCTGAGTTGGCCTAGTCCTTTGAGCAAaaagttgaaattgaaaaagcATACAACAGTAGAGATGTCAATGGCTCCAGATGATTTCGGAGAATGTCATTTTGACATTATTAACTTTGAGATGATACGTTAA
- the LOC134709564 gene encoding uncharacterized protein LOC134709564 isoform X3 encodes MVGKMKKVIMSDSDELDGFGEQNPNGDPNPSAEEHCLQNLDIKEDIKSQFLIEPSNTVEDPLDICLHTTAKGHFIEKSDSERSPLDIKLRNMDRLLAINRQLVIYWNHWLVLETLKYLLRTSNTEDDLSLIVDRQDSDGNNAIYEICITVLKTRGGAFLEIKSFIKRITYIPRVKCVKFKNLYQCRIRHGFRTNYYLKVDPEQHLSMELLTSEKQDYWSFDCYIFKCLKMCASPDEIPTTMFICVLRSCHQFDNQKPYIMAKNCANVGVMIFPTLELDVQKTARADPRFFRVTKTSNGKHLFESLIYKDYYLSWPSPLSKKLKLKKHTTVEMSMAPDDFGECHFDIINFEMIR; translated from the exons ATGGTAGGGAAAATGA aaaaagtaaTCATGAGCGACAGTGACGAGTTAGACGGTTTTGGTGAACAGAATCCAAATGGTGATCCGAATCCATCCGCG GAGGAACATTGTTTACAAAATCTGGACATTAAAGAGGAcattaaatcacaatttttgATTGAACCATCAAATACAGTCGAAGATCCACTGGACATTTGTCTCCATACAACTGCAAAAGGTCACTTTATTGAAAAATCGGACAGTGAAAGAAGTCCTCTTGACATCAAACTAAG aaatatGGATCGACTACTGGCAATCAACAGACAGTTAGTTATATACTGGAACCATTGGCTAGTGttagaaactttaaaataccTACTGCGTACGTCAAATACTGAAGATGATCTTTCTCTT atCGTAGACCGACAAGATAGTGATGGTAACAATGCTATATATGAAATCTGCATAACAGTCTTGAAAACTAGAG GTGGTGCTTTCCTTGAAATAAAAAGctttataaaaagaataaccTACATACCTCGGGTAAAATGTGTGAAGTTCAAAAACCTGTATCAGTGTAGAATCAGACATGGATTTAGGACAAATTATTACCTTAAAGTTGACCCAGAACAACATCTATCTATGGAACTGTTAACCAGTGAAAAACAAGATTACT GGAGCTTCGActgttatattttcaaatgtctCAAAATGTGTGCATCACCTGATGAAATACCAACGACAATGTTCATTTGTGTGCTGCGATCCTGTCATCAATTCGATAATCAAAAACCATACATTATGGCAAAGAACTGTGCAAATGTTGGAGTCATG ATTTTCCCCACTTTAGAACTGGACGTTCAAAAGACTGCCAGAGCAGACCCCCGTTTTTTCAGAGTTACAAAAACTTCAAATGGAAAACATCTTTTTGAGTCTCTCATTTATAAAG ACTATTATCTGAGTTGGCCTAGTCCTTTGAGCAAaaagttgaaattgaaaaagcATACAACAGTAGAGATGTCAATGGCTCCAGATGATTTCGGAGAATGTCATTTTGACATTATTAACTTTGAGATGATACGTTAA
- the LOC134709564 gene encoding uncharacterized protein LOC134709564 isoform X2 has protein sequence MSDSDELDGFGEQNPNGDPNPSAEEHCLQNLDIKEDIKSQFLIEPSNTVEDPLDICLHTTAKGHFIEKSDSERSPLDIKLRNMDRLLAINRQLVIYWNHWLVLETLKYLLRTSNTEDDLSLIVDRQDSDGNNAIYEICITVLKTRDEKYNDSDIEIDLGGAFLEIKSFIKRITYIPRVKCVKFKNLYQCRIRHGFRTNYYLKVDPEQHLSMELLTSEKQDYWSFDCYIFKCLKMCASPDEIPTTMFICVLRSCHQFDNQKPYIMAKNCANVGVMIFPTLELDVQKTARADPRFFRVTKTSNGKHLFESLIYKDYYLSWPSPLSKKLKLKKHTTVEMSMAPDDFGECHFDIINFEMIR, from the exons ATGAGCGACAGTGACGAGTTAGACGGTTTTGGTGAACAGAATCCAAATGGTGATCCGAATCCATCCGCG GAGGAACATTGTTTACAAAATCTGGACATTAAAGAGGAcattaaatcacaatttttgATTGAACCATCAAATACAGTCGAAGATCCACTGGACATTTGTCTCCATACAACTGCAAAAGGTCACTTTATTGAAAAATCGGACAGTGAAAGAAGTCCTCTTGACATCAAACTAAG aaatatGGATCGACTACTGGCAATCAACAGACAGTTAGTTATATACTGGAACCATTGGCTAGTGttagaaactttaaaataccTACTGCGTACGTCAAATACTGAAGATGATCTTTCTCTT atCGTAGACCGACAAGATAGTGATGGTAACAATGCTATATATGAAATCTGCATAACAGTCTTGAAAACTAGAG ATGAAAAATACAATGATTCTGATATCGAAATCGATCTTG GTGGTGCTTTCCTTGAAATAAAAAGctttataaaaagaataaccTACATACCTCGGGTAAAATGTGTGAAGTTCAAAAACCTGTATCAGTGTAGAATCAGACATGGATTTAGGACAAATTATTACCTTAAAGTTGACCCAGAACAACATCTATCTATGGAACTGTTAACCAGTGAAAAACAAGATTACT GGAGCTTCGActgttatattttcaaatgtctCAAAATGTGTGCATCACCTGATGAAATACCAACGACAATGTTCATTTGTGTGCTGCGATCCTGTCATCAATTCGATAATCAAAAACCATACATTATGGCAAAGAACTGTGCAAATGTTGGAGTCATG ATTTTCCCCACTTTAGAACTGGACGTTCAAAAGACTGCCAGAGCAGACCCCCGTTTTTTCAGAGTTACAAAAACTTCAAATGGAAAACATCTTTTTGAGTCTCTCATTTATAAAG ACTATTATCTGAGTTGGCCTAGTCCTTTGAGCAAaaagttgaaattgaaaaagcATACAACAGTAGAGATGTCAATGGCTCCAGATGATTTCGGAGAATGTCATTTTGACATTATTAACTTTGAGATGATACGTTAA